From Candidatus Eremiobacteraceae bacterium, a single genomic window includes:
- a CDS encoding NAD(P)-dependent oxidoreductase produces MKNIGLVGAGAMGEPMGASLLRAGFSLRVCPHRSRERVERLIKAGAIEEKDPADVAAGSELVITMVPDSPQVEEALFGERGVVAGMERGGYVIDMSTISPVASRRFHERLRERSIRMLDAPVSGGPTRAATGELTIMAGGDEQTFKACEPVLRALGNPTLVGPAGMGETFKLVNQIIISVVMLADVEALVFAKKSGADIDLLRQVIGTATGSNYILDKWLPNTWFKGSHEGGFALDLLRKDLNAALDAAKQMQVPMIASALASQLYLQASAEGNGKLDYSVVSESYERAAGVRVVK; encoded by the coding sequence ATGAAGAACATCGGACTGGTCGGCGCCGGCGCGATGGGCGAGCCGATGGGCGCCTCGCTGCTCCGCGCGGGCTTTAGCCTGCGCGTGTGCCCGCACCGCTCGCGCGAACGCGTCGAGCGGCTTATCAAAGCAGGCGCTATCGAGGAGAAGGACCCCGCCGACGTCGCTGCCGGCAGTGAGCTCGTCATCACCATGGTGCCCGACAGCCCGCAGGTGGAAGAGGCGCTCTTCGGCGAGCGCGGCGTCGTCGCCGGGATGGAGCGCGGCGGTTATGTGATCGACATGTCGACCATCTCGCCCGTCGCGTCGCGCCGATTCCACGAGCGTTTGCGCGAGCGCAGCATCCGCATGCTCGACGCGCCCGTATCGGGCGGGCCGACGCGCGCCGCAACCGGTGAGCTCACGATCATGGCGGGCGGCGACGAGCAGACCTTCAAAGCGTGCGAGCCGGTGCTGCGCGCGCTGGGCAACCCGACGCTGGTCGGACCGGCGGGCATGGGCGAGACATTCAAACTCGTCAACCAGATCATCATCTCGGTCGTCATGCTGGCCGACGTCGAGGCGCTCGTCTTCGCCAAGAAGTCCGGTGCCGATATCGACCTCTTGCGCCAAGTGATCGGCACCGCGACCGGCTCGAACTACATACTTGACAAATGGCTGCCCAACACGTGGTTCAAGGGCAGCCATGAAGGCGGCTTCGCGCTCGACCTGCTGCGCAAGGATCTCAACGCCGCGCTCGATGCAGCAAAGCAGATGCAGGTGCCGATGATCGCTTCCGCGCTGGCCAGCCAGCTCTACCTGCAAGCCTCGGCCGAAGGCAACGGCAAGCTCGACTACAGCGTCGTGTCCGAATCGTACGAACGCGCCGCTGGGGTGCGCGTCGTCAAGTAG